From Methanooceanicella nereidis, a single genomic window includes:
- a CDS encoding 50S ribosomal protein L11: protein MADVVEVLVPGGKANPGPPLGPSLGPLGINIKKVVDEINAKTASFNGMTVPVKISVDAKKNFTVEVGTPPTSALILSELKLTKGSGATGTNFVGDLTIDQAARIAEMKKEEMLSYNLKGAVKEVIGTCVSMGITVEGKKPKEIFADIDAGKYDDKLSKPYK, encoded by the coding sequence ATGGCAGATGTAGTCGAAGTACTGGTTCCAGGAGGGAAAGCTAACCCGGGACCCCCATTAGGTCCATCGTTAGGTCCACTTGGAATTAACATTAAAAAAGTCGTTGATGAGATCAACGCAAAGACTGCAAGCTTCAACGGCATGACAGTCCCTGTAAAGATCTCAGTCGATGCGAAAAAGAACTTCACTGTTGAAGTTGGAACACCACCGACATCTGCGTTGATCCTTTCAGAGCTTAAGCTCACGAAGGGGTCTGGAGCAACCGGCACCAATTTCGTTGGTGACCTTACCATAGACCAGGCGGCCAGGATCGCCGAAATGAAGAAGGAAGAGATGCTTTCATACAACCTTAAGGGAGCTGTAAAGGAAGTCATCGGTACCTGCGTTTCGATGGGTATCACGGTCGAAGGTAAGAAGCCAAAGGAGATATTCGCAGATATAGATGCCGGAAAATACGACGACAAGCTGTCGAAGCCATACAAATAA
- a CDS encoding 50S ribosomal protein L1, which translates to MARKETVEAVKKALTSKPNRNFTESVDLAINLKNIDMNQPKNRVDEEILLPSGLGKPIKVCVFAKGDVAVNAEKAGADYVFPPEEIEKLGGDKARAKKLAGEVDFFISETAYMPTIGKKLGQVLGPRGKMPSPLPPQADVVTMINRQKKAIKIRSKDRLTFHTTIGIESMTPEDIAENIDAIIKRLETRLEKGKFNIGSIYVKTTMGPAVRVM; encoded by the coding sequence ATGGCAAGAAAAGAGACAGTCGAAGCCGTCAAGAAGGCTTTGACCAGCAAACCAAACAGAAACTTTACAGAAAGTGTGGATCTTGCTATAAACCTTAAGAACATAGACATGAACCAGCCTAAGAACAGGGTCGACGAAGAGATCCTCTTACCGAGCGGACTTGGCAAGCCCATTAAGGTTTGCGTATTCGCAAAGGGAGATGTCGCCGTCAACGCTGAAAAAGCTGGTGCTGATTATGTCTTCCCCCCAGAAGAGATAGAAAAGCTGGGCGGAGATAAGGCGCGCGCTAAGAAGCTCGCGGGCGAGGTCGATTTCTTCATATCCGAGACCGCCTACATGCCGACGATCGGTAAGAAACTCGGTCAGGTACTTGGTCCGAGAGGTAAGATGCCTTCACCGCTGCCGCCACAGGCAGATGTCGTTACCATGATCAACAGGCAGAAAAAGGCCATAAAGATCAGGTCTAAGGATAGATTAACGTTCCACACGACCATTGGTATCGAGTCGATGACACCGGAAGATATTGCGGAGAACATCGATGCGATCATCAAGAGGTTAGAGACAAGACTCGAAAAGGGTAAGTTCAACATCGGTTCAATATACGTGAAGACCACGATGGGACCGGCTGTAAGGGTGATGTAA